The following proteins are co-located in the Oceanispirochaeta sp. genome:
- a CDS encoding protein DA1: MHPPCSYCGKTIHGKYILDFWGNSYCAFHLKTTPQCDYCGRFIGTKSTKGGKAYQDGRRICGICLMNSVDTPRKGLKILEEVHDSLEISGIKIRPFKPDFALISRSKMKQRDRVSAEKQGTATYQRETKNGKLSHYIMEIYILDGLPRVNFISTSAHELMHIWFYSHNITDASPALVEGSCNMASYLVLKSLKTLEAEYLIQGLFSSKSKVYGSGFRKVQKLADRQGITGWLEYLKTHKRI, from the coding sequence ATGCATCCCCCTTGTTCCTATTGTGGAAAAACTATCCATGGAAAATATATTCTGGATTTCTGGGGCAATTCCTATTGTGCCTTCCATCTCAAAACCACTCCCCAATGTGACTATTGCGGACGATTCATTGGAACAAAAAGCACGAAGGGAGGGAAGGCCTATCAGGATGGCCGCCGAATCTGCGGAATCTGCCTGATGAACTCCGTAGACACTCCCCGGAAGGGCCTGAAAATATTGGAAGAGGTTCATGATTCTCTTGAGATTTCCGGGATTAAAATAAGACCTTTTAAACCGGATTTTGCCCTCATCAGCCGTTCTAAAATGAAACAGCGGGATAGAGTCAGCGCGGAGAAACAGGGCACTGCCACATACCAGAGAGAAACAAAAAATGGTAAACTAAGCCATTATATAATGGAAATATATATCCTGGATGGCCTGCCAAGGGTTAATTTTATTTCAACCTCTGCCCATGAATTGATGCACATATGGTTTTACAGCCATAATATCACTGATGCATCCCCTGCTTTAGTGGAAGGGAGCTGTAATATGGCATCCTATCTGGTTCTGAAAAGTCTGAAGACTCTGGAAGCCGAATACCTGATCCAAGGCTTATTCTCCAGTAAAAGCAAAGTATATGGATCCGGATTCCGGAAGGTTCAGAAGCTGGCCGACAGGCAGGGAATCACCGGCTGGCTTGAGTATTTAAAAACGCATAAGCGAATTTAA